From a single Pseudorasbora parva isolate DD20220531a chromosome 15, ASM2467924v1, whole genome shotgun sequence genomic region:
- the rxrgb gene encoding retinoic acid receptor RXR-gamma-B, with product MDTHNTYLHIHTSALNSPPSHPAPMSSIMGHPSVISSSRPLQSPMSTLGSSMNGLASPYSVIAPSLGSPSVSLPSTPSMGFNSLNSPQMNSLHVNSSEDIKPPPGLAPLGNMSSYQCSSPGSLSKHICAICGDRSSGKHYGVYSCEGCKGFFKRTIRKDLTYTCRDSKECLIDKRQRNRCQYCRYQKCLAMGMKREAVQEERQRGKEKSDNEMESTSSFNEDMPVDKILDAELAVEPKTETYTESSPGNSTNDPVTNICHAADKQLFTLVEWAKRIPNFSDLPLDDQVILLRAGWNELLIASFSHRSITVKDGILLGTGLHVHRSSAHSAGVGSIFNRVLTELVSKMKDMQMDKTELGCLRAIVLFNPDAKGLSNPVEVEALREKVYASLETYTKHKYPDQPGRFAKLLLRLPALRSIGLKCLEHLFFFKLIGDTPIDTFLMEMLEAPHQIT from the exons ACACTAGTGCTCTTAATTCGCCCCCCTCTCATCCGGCACCCATGAGCTCCATAATGGGTCATCCGTCCGTCATCAGTTCCTCCCGCCCACTGCAGTCTCCCATGAGCACCCTGGGCTCGTCCATGAATGGCCTGGCCTCTCCCTACTCAGTCATCGCCCCATCTCTGGGCTCACCGTCCGTTTCCTTGCCCTCTACACCCAGTATGGGCTTTAACTCTCTCAACAGCCCCCAG ATGAACTCTTTGCATGTGAACAGCTCAGAAGACATCAAGCCTCCACCAGGATTGGCTCCGCTGGGCAACATGAGCAGCTATCAGTGCAGTAGCCCTGGATCCCTCTCCAAACACATCTGTGCCATTTGTGGGGACCGATCTTCAG GGAAGCACTATGGTGTTTACAGTTGTGAAGGTTGCAAAGGCTTCTTTAAGAGGACCATCCGAAAAGACCTGACCTACACTTGTCGAGACAGCAAAGAGTGCCTGATCGACAAACGCCAGCGCAATCGCTGCCAATACTGCCGCTACCAGAAGTGCCTAGCCATGGGCATGAAGCGGGAAG CGGTTCAGGAAGAGAGGCAGCGTGGGAAGGAGAAAAGCGATAATGAGATGGAATCAACGAGCAGCTTTAACGAAGACATGCCTGTGGATAAGATTCTGGATGCAGAGCTTGCAGTCGAACCCAAGACTGAGACATACACAGAGAGCAGCCCAGGCAACTCT ACAAATGACCCAGTCACTAATATCTGCCATGCAGCTGACAAGCAGCTGTTCACTCTGGTGGAGTGGGCCAAGAGAATACCTAATTTCTCCGATCTGCCTCTGGACGATCAGGTCATTCTGCTTCGGGCAG GATGGAACGAGCTCCTCATTGCTTCATTCTCTCATCGCTCAATCACGGTTAAAGATGGCATCTTGCTGGGGACAGGCCTCCACGTCCACAGGAGCAGTGCTCACAGTGCTGGTGTGGGATCCATCTTCAACAG GGTACTGACCGAGCTGGTGTCTAAAATGAAGGATATGCAGATGGATAAGACAGAACTAGGCTGTCTTAGAGCCATTGTCCTCTTCAACCCTG ACGCCAAAGGCTTGTCCAACCCAGTGGAGGTAGAAGCACTGAGGGAGAAAGTTTACGCCTCACTGGAAACCTACACTAAACACAAATATCCTGACCAGCCTGGCAG GTTTGCTAAACTTTTGTTGCGTCTCCCTGCCCTCCGATCCATCGGGCTCAAGTGTTTGGAGCACCTATTTTTCTTTAAGCTGATTGGAGACACACCCATAGACACTTTCCTAATGGAGATGCTCGAAGCACCTCATCAGATCACGTGA
- the lmx1a gene encoding LIM homeobox transcription factor 1-alpha, producing MWRRSVCEGCNELIRDRYLLRVQDGLWHERCLHCASCREPLKDTCFLRNKTLYCKRDYQKLFLVRCKGCAEVISPAELVMHAGPAVFHLRCFCCCVCACRLQKGDHCVLTGDRLFCARDYHNQLASPTTSDSGKSEDVEEEDNDEDNIKTAEESNTIGDLEHKRPKRPRTILTTQQRRAFKASFEVSSKPCRKVRETLAAETGLSVRVVQVWFQNQRAKMKKLARRQQQQKQNVSSQEKRDSQSQHTAPSCGGLPAELECAGSYSLTQQNISLDSRSFKLDPFRQGLTPPQMPGDHMHPYGCDTLYDDTDSDPLCHFGDCMSSSEPSLLTPIDRLYSMQDSYFAS from the exons ATGTGGAGAAGGAGCGTATGTGAGGGGTGTAATGAGCTCATCCGGGACAGGTACCTGCTCCGCGTGCAGGACGGGCTGTGGCACGAGCGCTGCCTGCACTGCGCATCATGTCGCGAGCCTCTGAAAGACACCTGCTTCCTCCGCAATAAGACACTCTACTGCAAGCGAGACTACCAGAA ATTGTTTTTGGTACGGTGCAAGGGCTGCGCAGAGGTCATCTCTCCGGCCGAGCTGGTGATGCACGCAGGCCCTGCGGTTTTCCACCTGCGgtgcttctgctgctgtgtgtGCGCCTGCAGGCTGCAGAAGGGAGACCACTGTGTGCTTACAGGGGACAGGCTTTTCTGTGCCAGAGACTATCACAACCAACTGGCCAGCCCAACCACCTCCGACTCAG GTAAAAGTGAAGATGTTGAGGAGGAGGATAATGATGAAGACAACATTAAGACTGCAGAGGAGTCTAACACAATAGGAGACTTGGAACACAAGAGACCTAAAAGGCCTCGTACCATCCTCACAACACAGCAGAGACGTGCTTTCAAAGCTTCTTTTGAGGTCTCATCCAAACCATGTCGAAAG GTAAGGGAGACGCTGGCAGCAGAGACAGGATTGAGCGTACGAGTCGTTCAGGTCTGGTTCCAGAACCAAAGAGCCAAG ATGAAAAAACTGGCAAGAAGGCAACAGCAGCAGAAGCAAAATGTGTCCTCTCAGGAGAAAAGGGatagccaatcacaacacacgG CGCCCTCTTGTGGAGGACTGCCTGCTGAGCTGGAGTGCGCAGGTTCATATTCACTCACCCAGCAGAATATCAGTCTAGACTCACGGAGCTTCAAGCTGGACCCCTTCAGACAGGGCCTCACCCCTCCTCAGATGCCTGGAGACCACATGCATCCCTATG GTTGTGACACACTCTATGACGACACAGACAGTGACCCTTTGTGCCATTTTGGAGACTGTATGTCATCCAGTGAACCCTCACTTTTAACACCGATTGACCGATTGTATTCAATGCAAGATTCTTATTTTGCCTCTTGA